The genomic stretch TTTACAGCCTCGAGTCGAGTCAGTGTAGACTGGGTTCAGTAAACCCGCTGTGTCCGAGCCGCTCAGACGTGATTCACAGAGTCCTGGAGGGGTCAGGGGTCACTTCATCTGTTTAGAGTAACAGAGACGACATGCTTCTGTGACCCTTCAACGCTGCAGAATCTTCTCTGAACTCTTCCTCAGATGTGTGGCTTGATGCAAACCGGTTTCTGAGCTCTACAGGAAGTTCTTCTTTTGACCTCAGGGCTtggtttttgctctgatatgcattTTCAGCTGTTAAACCTTTTATTAAGACCTGTGTGGCTTTACAAATCAAGCCCATTCAACTGAATGTGCCACAGGTTAACTTCCCTGGAAGTGTAGTAACATCTAGAAGTAATATGAATGCTCCTGAGCTAAATTTCACAGTAGCCACCGTTCAGATAAGGGtgtgaatacttatgcaatggaatcatttaagttttttaattttagtaaatttgCAAAGATGTTAAAAACCTGTTTCACCATTATGGTGTGTGGAGTGTAGATTGATATagagaaaagtattttaaagcaGTTTGGCACAAGATGTGATGTCTCTGATCTCTGGCGCCTCCTGCTGGAGCTCGGTGTAAGCGACTCCTGTAATGATCCACAACCTGTTAACTCACCCACCTCAGCTCTACACTAGACGACTTCTGGAGATTACTCAGATACATCATTACTAAACAGACCAATCGCCTATAGACGCATTTATGACGAAGCTGGACAGAAATTAACATCATAAACCATCTGAATCAAAGCATAAACACCTAACTTACTGCACACGAACTcagccttcacacacacaccacacacacaccggtGTCTCCTGAGGACTTTGCACTGCAGATGTCTAGTGTCTGATCTCAGAGCTGTTGCTCAGTTTAAGAGTTAATTTAATGTTCGTTCCTCTGATAAAGAGAGAAGGGAACAGTCAGATCTGTTCGTTTCATCACTGATTAACTCTAATCACCTGCAGCACAGGTGTGTCAAACTCTCAAGGACATAAAAACAAACTTAATCAATAGAATCACAGGTGAAAAAACACTGCAATATCTATAAAACCACTGGAATAATTCACTAAAAACACGTTTCAATGTGAATTAAACTCACCGTTTCTCTCCTCAGCAGCTGAAGTGAAGAAAATCTCTGCGTTTCTTTAGTTAGGGTTAGTTTTGGTCTAGTTatctttatgtattttatatcaactgggctgtaattaattttaagttttagtttaattaaGTTTAATCGAGTTTTCTCGATGTTTGATTCGCGTCTTCGCCGCTTCGCGTCCGTCTCTCGCTCGCGGCTGTGCGTGCGCGTGCACGAGGGAAGCGCGCGACCGGCGGAAACCCAACAGCGCGTTAATCATGTGCTTCATGTTTGATAGAATTTTAATTACAATGATCAGTTTGATTAACATATAAATTGACTTACATagaaataaatggataaaaaatatAAGTAAAGCGAAGTTTTGTGTGTCATTCTAATCGATCAGATCAGATCAAAACTGATCAGATTTATAGATCGAGACACAATGGAAATAACTTTGAAATGAAGCAGCCTGTCGAAGGAACGAATGAGTCTGCAGCACACAAGCaatgatgttattattattatctgatcTACATGATCATTATTATGAACTAACATGATTTGTGCTCAGAGTGACTGAAGTATTtcacaccaccacacacacactctctctctctctctctctctctctctcactcacacacacacactctctctcctctctctcactcacacacacacacactctctctctctctctctctctctctcactcacagacacacacacacacagaggagagACACACAGCTGCATTCGTGTCTTCAGTGTCATTAGCTTTAGCTGCCTCCTGGGAATCTGAAACACTACAGACAGGtatataattaatctaattagaATATCCATGAATGTTCAGTTTTAACAGAGAAGCACATCAGTCTTtgtcagaaacacaaacacagtctctctctttctctctctctctctcacacacacacacaccacacacactctctctctctctctctcacacacacacacacacacacactcactcaggtGCACACTTCCATCTGTCCTTGAAGTGTCTCTGCATCTGTTCTGCTCTCGTTTCTAACCCAAACAAAGGCGTCTCAACTATTAACCGTCTCAGACCGGATTCACTCACATCACACACTGGTCTGGGTCAGCCTCACTAACCAGGTGTGTGTTTCTGAACCATGTCAAACAAACATCATGATGGTCAGTtcagctctctctcacacacacacacacactctctctctctctctctctctctctctctctctcacacagacacacacacacacacacacacacacaccacactctctctctctctctctttctctctcacacacacacacacacaccacacacacactctctctctctctctctctcactctcacacacacaccacactcactctctctctctctcacacacacacacacacacacacactctctctctctctctctctctctctctctctctctctctctctctctctctcacacacacacacacacacacacacacacactctctctctctctctctctctcacacacacacacacacacacacacacacacacacactctctctctctctctctctctctcattctcacacacacacacacacacacagacacacacatcactgAGATCATTCACACTGTCTGCTGGTGTCTGTTTCCAAAACTAAAGAAACCCTTAACCAACACACGGTTTCTCTAAACTGCCCACATCAGATCTAGTGTGCCTGTAAACATCTGCAGAAACACTCTGTGTCTGACCCTGAGAAGCAGAGTCATCACGAgcagaaacacagaaacacagacagatcCCGAGAGCTCAATCTGAGTCTCTTCTTATTCATTATTCCAGCAGATACAGACGAGAGAACAGAAGCGCAGACATCTCATTCACACTTAGCCTTCCACGGTCCTTCCTGTTCTTTTACTCCAAAAATAACCCCAAATATCAGCCGCACTGAGTGACAGACTGAGCCGATGACACAAGAGTGAAAACACTGACACATCCGGTGAAGGCAGAGACCTTCTGCTGTTCATTAGATTCGGAAGAAAGAAAGCAAAGACTAAAATGTCTTACTCAGAATTTAAGAAACGTGGTAATGCGTGTACTCTGACATATCTGAGGTTCAGACGCTCCCACTGTTCTCTCTGCAGCTCTATCAGGAGAACACAGCCCATATTAATATTGTTCTGCAGACCACATTTTATTTCCTTCCTTCCCATTCACACTTTCTGCTGGTATCTGTGTTTTCAAAACACCAAAGGAACCTGGCGTACAATGTGAGGTTGAGGTTGAAACCACAGCGGCTCTGTAACCATAAAACATCTGATGACTTTTTTAATAGCAGATTATATTTCTAAAGAAGctttttatttacatgtattaatttatgcATGTTTAGTGTAAGAGAGTGGGACGACTGAAGCtctattgttttcatattttgatATTAACACAACTCCAGtgaatagacatttaaaaaataaacccttAATCTAATGATCAAACGAATGTGATGTTGTCTCTGGGATTCTGGTCTGTGAGCGTTAATGTGCtgagggggcgtggctttggacggTGATCGCGGGGAGGGCGGGGCATTCCTTTCAGCGCTATCAGGCTAATGATAACATTTTTCAAGATCTCCTATTTgcacctttaaaggggtcatatgatgttgctaaaaataattattttctgtaatttatttttgtaatgcaatgtgtttatgtggtttaaggtaaaaaaaaaaaaaactggctgaaTACCTccctgtatctaaaccaacaacatgtttattagatcctgtacccactaaattgaaagagttgttacctgtagctgaagaaccgcttctcaatatcattaactcgtcgttatctttaggtcatgtcccaaaaccattcaagctggcggttattacgcctcttattaagaaaccacaactagatcctagtgaactggcaaattataggcctatttcaaatcttccatttatgtctaaaattttagaaaatgctGTGTCTGCTCAGTTGATCTccttcctgcacaaaaaaaaagaaaagaaaaaaaaaaagatctgaatgAAGATTTTCAGACACCATAGATGATGAGAATATTCTGCTGTAGGTAAGACTCTGCTTCTTCTCTGTTAGGGTTGCACGTCCATTGATTTCAGTTCTGTCTTCAGTACTGCGATCCCATCCTAGCTCTGTGATATTGGCATCAGACCCTCCCTCTGAAACTGGATTCATTTATAATCTTGGTTTTATGCTTTCTTATTGATGAATTATATTTAAACGTCGTTTAAATAACCCTCTACTGCTGCAGACGCGCCACTGCAGCGACGACACACACTCAGATCGATTTTATAGCTTCATTTGCTTCGATAATGTAGCAATACTTTTTGAGAAATTTCGTTACTTCTAAtaacagttaaattaataaaacttatgGAAGAtgatttgtaatattaatttccaAACGTATTGTCGAGCTTTcgttttataagaaaataaatataattcatcaTTACTGCCCTTTTAATacatactttaattaatttagtctAAAGTTTTTATAATGATTGGCAAACATCGCATTCTCCAAGCAAGATGTCATAAATTTAACCCCAACTATAAAGTATCATAACCTCcaaagaaaaaagggaaaaaaagtccATAAAAAATGACATACGATTAATCGATtttaaccatagactgtataaaaaactgattttaatgTGAACACTTCGTCAACTCGTACTCGCAGTTTTGAtcctaatataaaaaatataatattattaataatataataataatttgtcagtGTCTCGGCGCGAACAGCAGGCGGCGCTACTCCTTCGAATGAACGGATCAAATTTCACAGAACTATTACGATTCGTTTAACATAACTTCACTACCTACAGTTTATAAATAACTTAGTACTTATTTTGTCTAAATGTGACAGTCtatttctctctcactttctaaTTTTCGGTTGTAGAAAAACTCTGTTTATACTTACatccaataatctttatttaaaataattatgcgCTATACGTATTCTGCGAATTCTTGGGCTTTTATTATGTCGAGTTCTCTGGCGCTGGTTTCCGGTTACTCAGACACAGCAGCAGCATGGGACCAGGAGCGAAGATAAACAGACCCAAAACTGTGAGTTTCTGCTTCAAAATCATTCGCTTCAGTTCAtaagtgtgtgtttctctcatgTTCACGCCTCCTGTTTGATATTTACTTCGTCAGACTTATTCAGATTCTGATTTTAAACGCGTCGCAGAAGCACGTCTCTTCATCACGTGGCTCTGAGGCTATACATGTGTGCTATTAACTAGTAATACagctaaataaagaaaataaaactgacaatgAAGTTAAAGTGTCCTTTTCGAGTTTTAATCAGGGTTCTGGATCTCCAAACTGAAGCGAGAGTGTGAGTCAGATTTCGTGTGTGATGTTCTACAGGAACTCGCCAAGAATCTGTTCAAGAGACGCAGAGTTCTGAGTCTAGAGAAGAGACGGAAGAAGAGGATCGTAGGAGCCGTGATCGACCGAGACATCATCACCAAACACCACCTGAAGAAGAGGAGgtgtgtacagacacacacacacacacaccacctgaagAAGAcgaggtgcacacacacacacacacacacacagttagtgCTCTTATCTGTTCGTCTGTGTGTGACAGCTCCAGCTCCAGAGCTAACATCACTCTCTCggggaagaagaggaggaagctGATCAAGCAGCTGGCACACATGGAGCGAGAGAAGATCGCGGAGGAAGGTACGGTGATTCTGTGCAGCTGCAGCGTCTctgtctccacacacacacctcacacacacttcTTCTGTTCACAGCGGAGACGCAGAAGAAACTCCCGGCTCCTGCCACAAACAAACCCAAGAGaaccagaagaagaagaagagcaaagaaacagacagaaatgATGGATGTGGAGTAGAGCAGATCACAGTGCCTGGTGTACATCTGTT from Carassius auratus strain Wakin unplaced genomic scaffold, ASM336829v1 scaf_tig00043060, whole genome shotgun sequence encodes the following:
- the LOC113086301 gene encoding uncharacterized protein C11orf98 homolog, producing the protein MGPGAKINRPKTELAKNLFKRRRVLSLEKRRKKRIVGAVIDRDIITKHHLKKRSSSSRANITLSGKKRRKLIKQLAHMEREKIAEEAETQKKLPAPATNKPKRTRRRRRAKKQTEMMDVE